In Canis aureus isolate CA01 chromosome 12, VMU_Caureus_v.1.0, whole genome shotgun sequence, a genomic segment contains:
- the LOC144280527 gene encoding protein NYNRIN-like has translation MLQVADGSSFLAADGRRHAAYAVVTPETVVETVPLPIGTTSQRAELIALTRALHLSKGQRVTIYTDSKYAYLIVHTHSVLWQERGFLTTKGTPIVNGPLIAKLLEALSLPTEVAIVHCRGHQTSKDMVSIGNNKADSVARETALSNPISPILFLNTPHRPFYSIKETQALQALGGKAESKGWIYIRGKIALPENLAHTLITDIHQSLHIGPRALNQFLQPLFYYPSLPKVIEAVHRACKTCSAVNAQGGIRRPGPNHQLRGHQPGEDWQLDFTHMPRHKAFRYLLTLVDTFTGWIEAYPTARETADVVATILIEHIIPRFGLPRTLQSDNGPAFISSVTQQVAESLNITWKLHIPYHPQSSGKVERANGLLKAQLTKLTLETRLSWPTLLPIALTRLRASPRGPSGLSPFELLYGRPFLINHNLPAIPPPLLSYLPYLTLLRALLRAHADAVIPAPTDNASEEASPRDLSPGDQVLLRNLQPGSLQTRWTGPHTVILTTPTAAKLLGHTAWVHINNLKRAPTGIEWTSQMVGPTKLRLARAPSHTSPEPPDPSGRM, from the exons ATGCTCCAGGTAGCGG ATGGCAGCTCCTTCCTGGCTGCGGATGGTCGGAGACACGCCGCCTATGCTGTAGTCACCCCAGAGACGGTAGTGGAGACAGTCCCCCTCCCAATTGGGACTACTTCCCAAAGGGCTGAACTTATAGCTCTCACCAGGGCTCTACATCTATCTAAGGGACAACGAGTCACCATCTACACCGACTCAAAATATGCCTATCTCATCGTTCATACTCATTCCGTCCTCTGGCAGGAGCGGGGATTTTTAACCACCAAGGGGACGCCTATAGTAAATGGACCTCTCATTGCCAAATTGCTTGAGGCCCTTAGTCTGCCCACTGAGGTTGCAATCGTTCACTGTAGGGGCCATCAGACTTCTAAAGACATGGTCTCCATAGGAAATAATAAGGCCGACTCAGTGGCCAGGGAAACGGCCTTAAGTAACCCaatatctcccatcctcttccttAATACCCCTCATCGACCTTTCTACTCTATAAAGGAAACTCaagccctccaggccctgggaggaaaggcagaaagtAAAGGATGGATTTACATCCGAGGGAAGATTGCCCTCCCAGAAAACCTGGCCCATACCCTAATTACTGATATCCACCAATCTCTCCATATTGGCCCAAGGGCACTGAACCAGTTTCTCCAGCCCCTGTTTTACTATCCATCCCTACCTAAGGTGATTGAGGCTGTCCATAGGGCTTGTAAAACCTGCTCGGCCGTAAATGCACAGGGAGGAATCCGCAGGCCGGGGCCTAACCATCAGCTCCGAGGCCATCAGCCCGGTGAAGACTGGCAGCTGGACTTCACTCACATGCCCCGCCATAAAGCCTTTCGTTATCTACTGACTTTGGTTGATACTTTTACAGGATGGATTGAGGCATACCCCACAGCCAGAgagactgcagatgtggtggccaCAATCCTCATTGAGCACATCATCCCGAGGTTTGGGTTACCCCGGACCCTACAGTCAGACAACGGGCCGGCATTTATCTCCAGTGTGACCCAACAGGTGGCCGAGAGCCTCAACATTACCTGGAAGCTGCACATCCCCTACCACCCTCAGTCTTCGGGTAAGGTGGAAAGGGCCAACGGGCTACTTAAGGCTCAACTCACTAAACTTACCCTGGAGACTCGCCTGTCGTGGCCCACACTGTTACCTATAGCTCTCACCAGACTCCGGGCGTCCCCCCGAGGACCATCAGGTTTGAGTCCCTTTGAGTTACTGTATGGTCGGCCCTTCCTTATCAACCACAACCTCCCGGCCATTCCTCCACCTCTTTTATCCTATCTGCCTTACCTTACCCTCCTCCGGGCCCTCTTGAGAGCCCATGCTGATGCTGTCATTCCGGCCCCGACCGACAATGCCTCCGAGGAAGCCTCTCCACGAGACTTATCCCCAGGGGACCAGGTCCTTCTCAGAAATctgcagccaggctccctgcagacccgATGGACCGGACCTCACACGGTCATCCTCACCACCCCAACCGCGGCAAAATTGCTGGGACATACGGCATGGGTGCACATCAACAACCTTAAACGGGCACCCACAGGTATCGAATGGACCTCCCAGATGGTGGGACCCACCAAACTCCGCCTGGCTAGGGCTCCTTCTCATACTTCTCCTGAGCCCCCCGATCCAAGCGGTAGAATGTGA